TGAATATAAATCCTCTATACCAAAATTTGTGTTCCATTTTATGTTTCACCAATTGCAATTTGtcatgtgtttattttattttattttttccattttaaactttggctattttataaggaaagttaaACAAATACACGGCAAGTTAGTACAGAGGATTTGTATTCCTTACGGGTatgaaaagaagacaaaaagatCAAAGTATTATCATGTCATGGCAGATTCCAAATCCCAGATATTAAATCTAGGATAAATTCTGcagtttaattctttttttaaaatttttttatagtaattaatttttttaattttttattattatagaacTTGGCTTTGTTTCCTTGTTTGAGAGagtttttagaaatattttagtcAAAATTGATTGATAGGATATAACTAGGATCCAGttataaaatgtttttcttgacaagtttttgttattattatttttgcctAATTTCGTGGCTAACGCAAATTTTGTTTTCCTAGCGAGCGACCCTATGATTTTTCCCCCCTTATGTATTATTAGTAGTAGTAGTCCTTGGGCATTTAAacttttgaataataaaattccagagattttttttttcctttttattttttattgatagaCTTCATATTTCTCAGTGTGGATTCAAAGAAACCCATTTTAGATGTCAAGATTTATACTATAGACAAACgtttattatttgttgtgatTGCGTCATCTTTCCCAATTTCAATTTGTTCAGatagaaattttcaattttacaaAGAAGAGGTAATAAGGGAAAGCACAAAAGCAAAAGAGAACCACATCCAGCTTTTAAAATGCTTCCATATATAcaacttttaatttatttatttatgaaaaaatatagtAGCTATAAAATTGTTTGTAGCTCAAAGCTACAATCatattcaattaaataaatattactatatattttgaaaattcaattgttaaattgcatgttctttacgttctaatacacatgtcaaattttgtgttaattggatattattaaccatatgatctataaatttatattttatgcataattttaaattataaaaacttgcaatttaaataatttattgatgatatagctattgatttttaattttctagaaattttgcaagcatggagatataagaagaagatgtaatccaataatgaatttgtcaaaaatcacctccaataaaaagatattgggtAAAATTGTAACTTAGACTACAaacaattttatagttaaattttatcctttattattattattttttaataacttttactACCAGTAACTAGTAAGTTACTAGTTTTAGTGTTGTTGGCTAATTACAATACACGATAGGTTGggcataataaattaataattgattaattaaaaagataagATCTTCAttcatgaaagaaaaaagacctTTTAATTTAATCATGATGATTCTTGATATTCAATTTGCGAATGTTTGATTCTTCCGAAAGTTTCCAATAATACAACCAACAGACTATGCAATTATTTTTGTGTAACCCTTGAAAAAAGATGCTCtctatttacttaaaaaatggAAAGCatccaaataaaaatatttaaagaatttaaaaatgaataatgaaCATGGTGGATTACATGGTATTATACTATTATGTACACAGTACATCTTtgaaagcaagaaaaattaaatctcCAGAGTCAAATactctatattttttatattgtgaaaTAAATTAGATCCATTTGCCTTgtaatagagaagaaaaattaaatcttcATCATGAAGTAAACTCTCTTCATTTGCtttgaaagttgaaaagaaGAGAATCCTGACTCGCCTCTTTCAGATATCGTATATGTTTGTAGAAAATTGATTGCCTGAGATCTTGTCTGAATGGAATAAGTCAATGGTGTttctagaaaaatatataatttctttcctttgaCCAATAAAACACGGTTTAGTAAGCCTGAGAAACTTCATACCCAAAGAAgttattaacaaaagaaaaatcaaattagtAAAGTTGTTAATTTCTTGTGCAACCAAGGGTAATCATTCAACCTGGAGTTACGTTATCAAGAGAAGAGATTAAGAAGCTTCTCCGGGAGTTCTCCCTATAGTCAGATATCCTATGTTCTTGGGCAATGTCTTTTACGATATTTaatgttattattaatttatgagttttgtttctcaaaacaataataattatggGCTTCGATTCTCACACATCCACTTTTATGCGATAAAATGTAGATATTCCAATATCAATTATGAATATGTGGGTAAAATAGTGGATGTTAACAAGTGTGAAAGAATATTTAGccttaatttattattttctaagacctcaaatataaatgtttgAACTTCTGACAAGTAACAACAATACTATGGACACACTCTATTTCACATAATGATGATGTGTGCTATTGTGAGTGATCGGCTAAAATTTGCAGGTCCATGTAAAGAGCACTAGGCAAAAAGTATCTACCAATCACAATTGCATATATTAGCATGTTGAAATTAAGTGTGTTCCTAGAATTATTGATATTCCAAATATGCTTGAGAATTGAGTTGAGAAATAGCCATACGTGCCTTCCATCTCATATTGACTGCTGGTGGTGCTGTCTTGGGTATAGTGTACCTTCCTTGGTTCTGTGGTTCATATGTAAGGACCAACTCTATTTGTAATGAAACGTGCATTCCTCGCCTGATAAATCCAACTTGGTTTGGCTTACTTGTAAGCTTAGctcaattatataatattttattcttggtTCTTACTAGAGTTTTGGACGTATATTTAGAATAGTTCAGTACATTCGATTGGCTAGAATGTTTTAGTCTAGTGTTTGTAACTATCCTAAAAGCGAAATGTAGTAAAACAAATGTTTTTCATTGCCGgctttcacaaattttttattgagaGTTTGGCTGTCCTTTAGTTCATTATTCTAgttttttcctttgttctttcGCTGCTTATAGGTGGCACTAACCAGTATATGCTTTAGACCTTGATTCTGCTCTCTTTATTCCTgattttacttatcaaaaaaaaaaaaaaaggttaagaaATTAGGGGATTGAAGAGGGCACATAATTCACTTGCTTCTTGCATCCATTTGATTAATCTTCATTCTCTTCTTGTTTCAATTCCATTAGCCCCCTCCTGCATTCTGATCTCTGTCTTTCTTTTTAACCAAATAGAAAAGGAATGCAGGTTGCCTATCCATCTATTTCATACATAAAACAAAATCCTTTCAAACTATGCCGGTATCAGAGATTATAGAAGAGAAGGATGAAGAGTCCCCTCTCGTTGTTGGCAAAGAAAGACTCAGGCAGATTCTAGAGTACCAGAAGTCTTTGTATTTATCTTCATCTTCTCCTTCCTTGTATATTTCAGCTCCTTCGGGTTCTTCGTTCTCTTCCTCCCAGAAAAGTAGCAGCTTGTTAGAATTGATGCAAGGAGGAAGCACATCTTTGAGGAGATTATTTGATATGGAACATACTAGTTTgtccaatttttttgaaaattacagTGGCTCACCTGTAGTAAAGGCTATACCTTTGTGGGGCAGTGATGCAGATGATGAAATTCATGATCCATGGGCCTCAATTAAGCAAGTTGGACCCACCAATGATTCTGGAACTGATGGTCAAAATAAGGCTGCTACAGAAGGTAGTTTCATGGATAGAGAGTTTGGCGTTGGGAATAGAAAGGTGATAACTAGCAACCACAAGTTGACACGAAAAAAGTCATACAGAAGATTGCCAGGATTTGGCTTATGGAGATGCAGAGGGTTTAGATTTAGATTGAAATTGAAAAGGTTTAGAATTATGATTTGTGcaagaaagttttgatattattATACATTAGCCATCATTATCAGAGTAAGAAAATTGATTGTATATTACCATTGTTAAGCTGTATGAGATCTACTATCAAATAATTAttgacaaacaaccaaaaaagttgaaaaagaaaaaaagaacaaagataCAAAAGAAATACCCTTTATCTCATTTACCAGAGAATAAATTCAAGCATCCTCCTTTAAGAACTCTGTATGCGTTGGCAAATGAGACAGTGTTCTAAGATTAGTCTTCCCATGACACTTCCTTCTTCGATTTGCAAATTGCGGGTTTGCTTGTTCCATAGGTGTACCCCATAAGTCTCTCCACTGAGCTGAAGCAGTTTTTCTTGTACCCATCTTGAATCAGAACGGTTTGCTGGCTTCATGAAAAGTCTGTTTATCCTGATCCAATCAACAGGATAGAAGGCCATAGGCTGCAAGACTGTGAAGTTATAACCAGGTTGCTTTCCTATATTCTCAACCACTCTAGAAACCAAATAGGGACCATTATGACCCCATTTATTTCCATCAAAAGTTGAGGCGAATTCCTCCATGAATCTGAGCAGAAGTGGATGATTcatatcaaaaatcaaaactgcATTGTTTAACCTGGTCCAGTTCTTAGTTTCCATATCCATACTTTGTGCACCAATTGAGTTCTTCAACCCAGTAAAAGGCTTTAGAACAATAAAATCTGTATCCAAGTAAACCCCACCATACTTGTACAATACTGCAAGTCTGATCAAATTGGATAAATTCTGAGCAAATGGAATCTCACCTGGGTCCTTTATCCCACTCTTCATCTCCTTAAACCAAGCTTTAGCTGGTGTATCCTTGAATAGATACGCCAAGTCCGGTGTCACTGCCTTAACTTTGAATCCTCTATCAACTAGAGGTTTCAGGATTTTGTTCCCTCTTCCagagtccaaacttcttgataGAATCATTAAACATCCATGAGGGTGTGCCTTGAAAAGGCTCTCCAAGGTGAAGAATTCCCTTCTTCCAAAAGTCGCTGCTGGTGAAATCCAAGTCATGAAGAATTGTGCCTCACAGCCACTGCGAAAGAATTTTTTAACCCGACTATGAAATTTCCGTGTCATGTTGTTGGACTTGAAAATCTGAATCTTCGGCATCTTTTCCCGGAACCAAGCAATTCTCTCTTCTTCTGTGACACTCAAAGGAGAGACTAATGATTgcaaattttcttcttcaatttcatCAATCTTTTCTTGCATGGAATACAGTTGTTTGTTACCAATACTTGATCTCAGTTTCCCTTGAGTTTGCTCACTATTTTCATAGATGATACTGCCAGTACTTGATCTCAGTTGCCCTCGAGTTTCCTCACTGTTTTCACAGATGATACTGTCTTTGTAGATGACAAAGATCATAGCAACAAGTGTGATGGTAAAGATGATAGACAATTTGGCACGGCAAAGTACCTTGTAATCAAACATTGTAACCCCTGTGAATCTTCTGAGTTTTCTGACCATCATATAATTTTCAAGCTGAAACAAGAGAACATAATTTAGAAATTTCTTGGCAGCTATAGCAAGTTCTTGTTGacataaaaactataaaaaaatagaaaattaaatcacataGGAGACTTTAAATGTACTAGTGTTATAAGCATGTACGAACGTAGCCAATTATCTCTGGAAACAGTTCCCTGCTTTTGAAACTTTCAAAGTCAAATAAGGACAATTTAGACTAGAGACGCCGGTGATTagaaacatgattttttttaacaataaaaaaacatgattAATGTAGTATTAATATTGTGATTGGGGTCCAGCAAGAAATAAAATGATAGTGAATAGAAAAGTTGCCATTTTTAAAGTTTACCGCAAAGAGAGACATGTAGACTGTAGAGGTACGTGCAGATAATATGTGTAAATGCAtcgaatcttttttttttttgggtatctTTTCTTGCCATATAATATGTGCAAATGCATTTAGTGTCCTAgatttactttcttttcctcCCTTTTTTAACTATCACATGgcttaacaaaaaattatatgtaaattaaacaaatatttcaataatattatcaattgaataataaaacaaaaaaaaaattattttaagttaaTGAGTAATTCACATTCTACAATCAATGTTTTTATCAAAAACCAAatatagattataaaaaaattctaaaaataatagtacctcttttaaaatttttgaacttttgataattgagttttaatttgattagtatttcaatttcttttcaaaaatttgttaatAGACGAATTTCATTTAACTTAAACtatgtaaataattttaatgtatttataaTGAATGATGTGATGAATTATGTTGCACAACTTATAAAGTTTACATTATTAAAAGTCATTTAGTGCAAGCATAATGTGTATGTCTcatcttttattattaaaaataaatacttatgatagattattaaaataatataaaataattaatagaattcttttaaatttctaaaacttttgGTAGTATAATTTAAATCATagtagtatttaaaaaaaaaatctttagaaCTTTGGTAATAAAGAGTTACATAGAGCAAATATTCTAATTATTTTAGTATACTCATCGAGGGTGTGAAATGaaataatttaagaattttatggattttatcaagaaataaaatttaggaaaaaaattagtgTTTATTTAGCCACATTCATTGCAACAACCATCGATCAAATATTGTTATGGCAATGAAAATGAATTTCTAAGATCTCATTTTGCTTGAGCAATGCTTAAAAATTGCTTGACCTTTTGCATCAGTAAACTTTTATTTTGGTTTGGGCTGTTAAAGGTTTGTTTTTAGTTTGTCATTCATTTTTATCTAGAAAGATAGGAATGAGAGAGTGGATAACAATTGAGGAgaataagttttttaatttataggcAACGCAATGATTAATCGTCCATTAATCTATTGCATGGGATTCGGGGCTTACAAAATGTATATTaatcattaatttaaaataagtttttctttGTAGAGTGGGATTTATATATTTCaatgaaaaaatttatgtaaaaatagttttttgtattattttgtgtttggtaATATCTAAATAAAGTGGGACAAAGGAAAAATATCTCTTAACTTTCTTTATTTAGCGTGACGGAAAACAATTCTATCTTATGTCAAGCTAaataaagaaagtaaaaagatagttttccaattcATTTCAAAGTTGCTATCCaatatagaaaaatgagatagtttttagaaaatgatttttgaaaaatgatttattttctaaaaaatgttaatgtACTTTGTTGTACTTTAGTGaagtatttgaaaaaaaaaattcttaattagatagaatattattaattctcAATTAATTTTGAGATTCTACttagaatattattattattattattattattattattattattattattattattattaatagtcATGAAAGAATTcccttatttatatatatatagtcattttttgtaatttacacCTTAAATTGCAGTTTTGGTAAATGACAACTAAATaagctttttaaaaaagcacctttaaacaattttttttaattcactttttaaaaaagcCCAATTTCATTGAGCAATTATTAAAactaccaaatttttttttatttttaaaaaaagcataATTTGAAAAACTAGTAAACTCACCTTAATAAATCATATACATGACTTGTTTAATCTATTTATAAGTAACCATATGTATAATGGGTTTGGACGAAAATTTTATCAAGaagataaaatagttttggcAATTTTGgtttagtgtatatatatatatatacacataccaATCAAAAGATGAGAATCAATTGGTTTGAGCAATATAAGGAtataagttgtgattggtggagtacaaaataaaaattatgaaaattatctattttatcgtCATAGAAATGGAATAAAAAGATGAATAAAGTGTAAATGAGAAATGGAAAATAGAATATTGAAAGGAATGGAGTAATTATATAGGGtcttctaaatcaagagagagttGAATTCAAAATCTTGTAGATACTGACGGGAATGACGACTCTACATCCTGctgacgaagataacattaATGACGGGAGAATCATCCATGACGAGGTAATCAGAAAAAACGAAGAAAGCCATCATCACTAACGAAGGCAGGGAGttattcaatgcagtcaatcaatGATCCGAGCAATTACCAAATCGACCAAGCAGACCGTTGGAGAGcctcttaaaagtctcattactgaCCAGGTGTGTTACTAAAGAAAGCATTAACAACTTCAACGGCTAGCCCGTAAGGCCTCAGGTATAAAACTTTCACACAACCAACAGAAGGAgatatatgcaaaaatactctgaaactatcttttacttctttactgtgtttaattgtgatcctaactttggcatcggagactttgtggcaggcgcCACACCGGTGTCCCTCGTCGAGCAAACCTTCACATTCCAAGAGTGATTCCATCTGCTCACTCACTGACGGACTTGTGttccatcagtttggcgccgtctgtgggaacgagTTTTCAGATTTACATTCgaaaacgtagtttccatcaattcaccatatccagatggaatccaacccagattCAACGACCTTGACCCAGCAAGTTCAAGCCCTGGCAGCCACCATTGAGGAACTCACCAGGcagaaccaggaaatgaagctgcGGCTCCAGCAGGTTCAACAAGCTCAACAGGAAGAAAACCGGTCCAAGGGTAACACGGAGGGAGAGGGGGATAGCCAACAGAGGGAAACCCCTCGGAGACCAACTACTCCGGACGAACAGAACTCAGATCTTCTTcgggaaatgaggaaagagatggacgaactaaggAGCGCTATCAAGGAAAAGACAGACCGGAGTGTGGACAAGATGGTAAGGGCTACAGATTCGCCCTTCACTGCAGCGGTACTTGATTGCCCCGTGCCGTCAAAGTTTCGCCTGCCTCAATTAGAACCATTCGACGGACTCAAGGACCCTcaggatcatcttaatacctttaagaTGACTCTGGGCCTTCAGCAACCACTTGACGAGATATTGTGTCGTTCCTTCCCTacgactctcaaaggagctgcaagagagTGGTTTACAAAGTTGCCAAACTCATCCATAGACAACTTCGATCAGCTAAGTAGTGCTTTCCTGCGTCACTTCATAGGGGGACAACGCCCAAGGAGACCAGTAGATTACTTACTCACCataagacagggagagaaggagactctgaggtcatatgtcaagcgattcacccgggaaactctggaggtggacgaagctgatgacaaggtgcaACTGACGACCTTCAAGGCAGGGTTGAAATCCAGAGACCTTGTAGCCTCTCTTGCCAAAAACCCCCCGAAGACAATGGCTGAGATGCTCCtgaaggcccaaaaatacatgaACGCGGAAGATGCTCTAGCTGCCATAAAAGATACCGAGAGGCTAGGAGACAAGTCCAAGAGGGAAGACGACCGCAGAgggcaaaagagagacagaCCAGAACGTCGGAACAGTGACGGGAATAGAAAGAGAGATGACAAAAATCCTCGTCAGGTAAAATTTACTcctttggttatgcctgttgacaagattttcacgcagatcaaggacgagcattatctcaaatggcccaggcCATTACACTCGTCCCCCAATGTacgtgacaagaacaagtattgccggttccacagagaccacggccacaacacagaagattgcagagacctgaaggaacaaatagaggagttaatacggaaaggaaagttgcagaaatatgtaaagaaaggagaatatagcAAGTTCAGAGACGACACCAGGACCCAACATGAATCCTTCACTCGGGATGACGACCATACGTCCCAACCTCCACGCAaagtgatcggggagataaacacgatcACGGGAGGACCATTCTCAGGAGGGTCCTTCAGATCACTTAGAAAAGCATACCACAGACAGGTAAACAGCGTCCACGCCATTCCTCCGTCCAAGTACCGACGAACATACCAAGATATGTCTTTTAATGAAGGAGACGCCAGGGGAGTGAAGCAGCCTCACAAAGATCCCCTGGTCATAGtgctgaatatagaagggttcaataccaGAAGAATCCTTGTTGATAACGGGAGCTCAGCGGATATCATCTACCTCCCAGCCTTCCAGCAGTTGAAGTTAGATCCAAAAAGGCTCCGTCCTTTCGACTCTCCGCTtgtcagtttcagtggagacagggtCTACCCCAGGGGTATAGTGACTCTGACGGTGACAGCAGGGACCTATCCGTTGCAGCTGACCAAACAAGTAGACTTCCTAGTTGTAGATTGCCCCTCGTCCTACAATGCCATCATTGGGAGGCCTACcttaaacaagtggaaggcggcaacGTCAACTtactgtttgaaggtgaaattcccaacagacGATGGTGTGGGTGAAGTGAAGGGTGATCAGGTCCTGGCAAGGGAGTGCTACCAGGCCGTACTGGCAAGAAAGGAGAACCACAAGTGGAcgatagaagaaaaagaggaagatggAGTGGAGATCCTGGAAGCCGTGGAATTGGTAGAAGGAAATGCGGACAGGACAACCAGGATAGGGACGACGCTAAGTCCTGAGGTGAGAGCGAGACTCATAAAGTTCCTTAAAGGGAATCtagatgtctttgcatggagtcacgaggacatgccaggcataTCTCCAGAGATCATCCAGCATAGACTGAATGTGGACCCCAACAGGAAGCTCGTTCAGCAACGACGAAGAACTTTCGCTCCAGAGCGAGATCAGGCAGTAGCAGAGGAGGTAACCAAACTCTTGACGGCTGGATTCATCCGGGAGGTATACTACCCAGAATGGCTCACCAACGTCGTCCTGGTAAAGAAAccaaatggaaagtggagaatgtgtgtagacttcaccgacctgaataaagcatgcccaaaggacagcttccctctaccaaggATAGACCAGCTCGTGGACTCTACCGCTGGACACAAGTTGTTgacgttcatggacgccttctcagggtacaaccagatacagatggctgaagaagaccaggagaagaccgccttcatcaccagccagggactctattgttacaa
The sequence above is drawn from the Quercus robur chromosome 7, dhQueRobu3.1, whole genome shotgun sequence genome and encodes:
- the LOC126692340 gene encoding uncharacterized protein LOC126692340 is translated as MMVRKLRRFTGVTMFDYKVLCRAKLSIIFTITLVAMIFVIYKDSIICENSEETRGQLRSSTGSIIYENSEQTQGKLRSSIGNKQLYSMQEKIDEIEEENLQSLVSPLSVTEEERIAWFREKMPKIQIFKSNNMTRKFHSRVKKFFRSGCEAQFFMTWISPAATFGRREFFTLESLFKAHPHGCLMILSRSLDSGRGNKILKPLVDRGFKVKAVTPDLAYLFKDTPAKAWFKEMKSGIKDPGEIPFAQNLSNLIRLAVLYKYGGVYLDTDFIVLKPFTGLKNSIGAQSMDMETKNWTRLNNAVLIFDMNHPLLLRFMEEFASTFDGNKWGHNGPYLVSRVVENIGKQPGYNFTVLQPMAFYPVDWIRINRLFMKPANRSDSRWVQEKLLQLSGETYGVHLWNKQTRNLQIEEGSVMGRLILEHCLICQRIQSS